One Candidatus Planktophila limnetica DNA segment encodes these proteins:
- a CDS encoding DsrE family protein yields the protein MSRTANLVIKLTAGLEAPERVSQAFSVASAALASGINVSLWLTGDAAYFAVPGKAAEFELPHAAPLADQLAALVSGARVVLCSQCAVRRNINDGDQIKGIVIEGAASFVEEITRESTQALVY from the coding sequence ATGTCTCGCACAGCAAATCTCGTCATCAAATTAACAGCCGGCCTTGAAGCACCAGAGCGCGTATCTCAAGCATTCTCTGTTGCATCTGCGGCCTTAGCATCTGGCATCAACGTTTCACTCTGGCTAACTGGTGATGCTGCCTATTTTGCAGTGCCAGGAAAAGCTGCAGAGTTTGAACTGCCACACGCCGCGCCCCTTGCAGATCAATTAGCTGCGCTGGTCTCTGGTGCGCGAGTTGTTCTGTGTTCACAGTGCGCTGTGCGCCGTAACATCAATGATGGCGATCAAATAAAAGGAATTGTTATTGAAGGCGCCGCATCATTTGTTGAAGAAATAACGCGCGAGAGCACGCAAGCGTTAGTTTATTAA
- the phoU gene encoding phosphate signaling complex protein PhoU — protein sequence MRDAFHDDLDAISVSLVEMSQLANTAMVRATKAILEADLAIAEEVISEDERIDNLHHDLDARTLTLLARQQPVAGDLRTIVTSIRMSSDIERMGDLAHHIAKLARMRYPACAIPPELVFIIQEMGEVAQRIMTKTTGIITSRDTLAAVELEKDDDAMDKLHRKLFEILLDDNWSHGIETAIDMTLVGRYYERYADHAVSVARRVYFLVTGTYASDLA from the coding sequence ATGCGCGACGCCTTTCATGATGACCTAGACGCCATCTCAGTATCTCTTGTCGAGATGAGTCAACTTGCTAACACCGCGATGGTGCGTGCCACCAAAGCAATTTTGGAAGCAGATTTAGCCATTGCCGAGGAAGTTATCTCTGAAGATGAGCGCATCGATAATTTGCACCATGATCTAGATGCTCGCACGCTTACGTTATTAGCCCGTCAACAACCAGTAGCTGGTGACCTACGCACAATCGTTACATCTATTCGTATGAGCTCTGACATCGAGCGAATGGGCGATCTTGCACACCACATCGCAAAGCTTGCGCGCATGCGTTATCCAGCATGCGCGATCCCACCGGAATTAGTTTTCATTATTCAAGAAATGGGTGAAGTAGCCCAGAGAATCATGACAAAAACAACTGGAATCATTACTTCTCGCGACACATTAGCCGCTGTAGAACTTGAAAAAGATGATGATGCGATGGATAAGTTGCACCGTAAATTATTTGAGATTTTACTCGATGATAATTGGTCACACGGAATTGAAACAGCAATCGATATGACTCTAGTTGGCCGTTATTACGAGCGCTATGCAGATCACGCAGTATCAGTTGCTCGTCGTGTCTACTTCCTTGTTACAGGAACGTACGCATCAGATTTAGCTTAA
- a CDS encoding response regulator transcription factor produces the protein MSRILVVEDEDSFSDALGYLLGREGFDVCVADTGTKAIEEFDRGGADLVLLDLMLPGLSGTEVCKQLRTRSNVPIIMLTAKDSEIDKVVGLELGADDYITKPYSSRELVARIRAVLRRNTGEFTDETSSSGSLAAGPVRLDVERHLVSINNESVSFPLKEFELLEFLMRNAGRVLTRMQLIDRVWGSDYVGDTKTLDVHIKRLRSKIEADPANPVIIQTVRGLGYKMEA, from the coding sequence ATGTCTCGAATTCTCGTAGTAGAAGATGAAGATTCATTTTCAGATGCATTGGGATATTTACTAGGTCGCGAAGGCTTCGATGTGTGTGTTGCCGATACAGGCACAAAGGCAATTGAAGAATTTGATCGTGGGGGAGCAGATTTAGTATTGCTCGACCTGATGTTGCCAGGTTTATCTGGCACCGAAGTTTGTAAGCAACTACGCACACGTTCTAATGTGCCAATCATTATGTTGACGGCAAAAGATTCAGAAATCGACAAGGTTGTAGGTCTTGAATTAGGCGCCGATGATTACATCACTAAGCCTTATTCCTCTCGCGAACTAGTCGCTCGTATTCGCGCAGTTCTGCGCCGCAACACTGGTGAATTCACAGATGAAACATCTTCTAGTGGCTCACTGGCAGCAGGTCCAGTTCGTTTAGATGTTGAACGTCACTTAGTTAGCATCAATAACGAGAGCGTTTCATTTCCACTCAAAGAGTTTGAATTACTTGAATTTCTCATGCGGAATGCTGGTCGCGTGCTGACACGTATGCAATTAATTGATCGTGTGTGGGGCAGTGATTATGTGGGAGATACAAAGACTTTAGATGTGCACATCAAGAGATTGCGCTCCAAGATTGAAGCAGATCCAGCGAACCCAGTAATTATTCAGACCGTGCGCGGTCTTGGATACAAGATGGAAGCTTAA
- a CDS encoding sulfurtransferase produces the protein MSRESALVTTDWVSENLTNPKVVFVEVDEDTTLYEQGHIQGAITFHWRDDLQDGLVRDLVSKEKFEALLSKNGIANDTTVVLYGGNNNWFATYAYWYFKIYGHQDVRLIDGGRKLWELKALPLVKEVPARAATRYVAKERDNTIRAFRDEVIAAIGTLNIVDVRSPAEFSGELAAPAHLPQEGGQIKGHIPTAKNIPWSKAANEDGTFKAEAELKSIYESAGVDLAKDTIAYCRIGERSAFSWFVLHELLGVNNVKNYDGSWTEYGSLVGVPVAVGA, from the coding sequence ATGTCAAGAGAAAGCGCCCTTGTAACAACTGACTGGGTGTCAGAAAACCTTACAAATCCAAAGGTTGTATTTGTTGAAGTAGATGAAGACACAACACTCTATGAACAAGGCCACATCCAAGGCGCAATCACTTTCCACTGGCGAGATGACTTGCAAGATGGTCTTGTGCGTGACCTTGTTTCAAAGGAGAAGTTCGAAGCACTGCTTTCAAAAAATGGTATTGCAAATGACACAACAGTTGTTCTCTATGGAGGCAATAACAACTGGTTTGCAACATATGCATATTGGTATTTCAAGATTTACGGACACCAAGATGTTCGCTTGATCGATGGTGGACGCAAGCTCTGGGAGCTAAAGGCGTTGCCATTGGTTAAGGAAGTTCCAGCACGCGCTGCTACTCGCTATGTTGCAAAGGAGCGCGATAACACAATTCGTGCATTCCGCGATGAAGTAATTGCTGCAATCGGAACACTTAACATTGTTGATGTTCGCTCTCCTGCAGAGTTCTCAGGTGAACTTGCAGCCCCTGCTCACCTTCCACAAGAAGGCGGACAAATTAAGGGACATATTCCAACTGCTAAGAACATTCCATGGTCAAAGGCGGCGAATGAAGATGGAACATTTAAGGCAGAGGCAGAACTTAAATCAATCTATGAAAGCGCTGGCGTTGATCTTGCAAAAGACACAATCGCTTATTGCCGCATCGGCGAGCGTTCTGCATTCTCATGGTTTGTATTACATGAGTTACTAGGCGTTAACAATGTTAAGAATTACGACGGTTCATGGACTGAATACGGTTCATTAGTCGGCGTGCCCGTAGCTGTTGGTGCATAG
- a CDS encoding YgfZ/GcvT domain-containing protein, with product MSAVLVEDGPDKGAIWHFGEPVKEQRALENGSAWADLSHLDIVAIKGEDRLTWLHALTTQHHEQLQPGVWQEALILDPQGHVQYQFLLVDDGDSVFLVLDPGYKETLIEYLNTMKFMLRVDVRDASGEYAVLRAPGAQTDLGGPFALVPRGELDEMRKVFSENATQAGTWALDAMRVAAGRIRIAFETDHKSIPNELGVLNKSVHMAKGCYRGQETVAKIYNLGNPPRRLVLLHLDGSVVTSPAQGTDVMNGEVRVGFIGTVARHHELGTIALAVIKRNTPVEAQLEVDGIPAIQQVIVPA from the coding sequence GTGAGCGCAGTGCTAGTTGAAGATGGCCCAGATAAGGGCGCTATTTGGCATTTCGGTGAGCCAGTAAAAGAACAACGCGCACTTGAAAATGGCAGTGCGTGGGCTGATTTATCTCATCTAGATATCGTTGCAATCAAAGGTGAAGATCGACTTACCTGGTTACACGCGCTGACAACTCAGCACCACGAACAATTACAACCAGGTGTGTGGCAAGAAGCTCTGATTCTTGATCCACAGGGTCATGTGCAATACCAATTTTTGTTAGTCGATGATGGCGATTCAGTCTTTTTAGTTCTAGATCCCGGGTACAAAGAAACGCTCATTGAGTACCTCAACACAATGAAATTTATGTTGCGAGTAGATGTTCGTGATGCAAGTGGTGAATATGCGGTCTTGCGTGCACCGGGTGCACAAACAGATCTTGGTGGACCTTTCGCACTTGTGCCACGAGGTGAACTAGATGAGATGCGCAAAGTATTTAGCGAAAACGCAACACAAGCGGGTACGTGGGCACTAGATGCCATGCGCGTTGCCGCAGGTCGCATTCGAATTGCTTTTGAAACAGATCACAAATCAATTCCAAATGAATTAGGTGTGCTCAATAAATCCGTACACATGGCAAAGGGTTGCTATCGCGGACAAGAAACCGTTGCCAAGATCTATAACCTCGGAAATCCCCCACGTCGCTTGGTTTTATTACACCTAGACGGAAGCGTTGTGACATCTCCCGCTCAAGGCACAGATGTGATGAATGGTGAAGTAAGAGTTGGTTTTATTGGCACCGTGGCGCGTCACCATGAATTAGGCACAATTGCTTTGGCAGTTATTAAACGAAATACACCAGTTGAAGCACAGTTAGAAGTTGATGGTATTCCTGCTATTCAGCAGGTAATTGTTCCGGCTTAA
- a CDS encoding DUF4395 domain-containing protein, whose product MSQQLKTPTLIDVRGPRFGAAITLVVLAIALATQNAWFLTLQGVVFAIGAIRGPQFTPYSFIFKRVVKPRLRGEVVTEDSRPPQFSMGVGLVFALVGLLGSAIGSAALFNVAVGFALAASFLNSVFNYCLGCQMYLLVLRVRKRSI is encoded by the coding sequence ATGTCACAACAATTAAAAACACCAACCCTTATTGATGTTCGTGGTCCACGTTTCGGTGCTGCAATTACATTAGTTGTTTTAGCAATTGCACTTGCAACACAAAATGCGTGGTTTCTAACTCTTCAAGGAGTTGTCTTTGCAATTGGGGCAATCCGCGGTCCTCAATTCACTCCGTATTCATTTATTTTTAAGCGCGTAGTTAAGCCGCGACTTCGTGGGGAAGTTGTGACTGAAGATTCACGTCCACCACAGTTTTCAATGGGTGTTGGTCTGGTCTTTGCACTCGTTGGCTTACTTGGTTCGGCAATCGGATCTGCAGCGCTATTTAATGTCGCAGTCGGGTTTGCACTCGCCGCATCATTTTTAAACTCTGTCTTTAATTATTGTCTTGGTTGTCAGATGTATCTGCTCGTCTTAAGAGTTCGTAAGCGCTCAATTTAA
- a CDS encoding CarD family transcriptional regulator: MSFKVGETVVYPHHGAALIEAIETRVIKGEEKTYLVLKIAQGDLTVRVPAENVDLVGVRDVVDSAGLDRVFNVLRQPYTEEPTNWSRRYKANLEKLASGDVIKVAEVVRDLYRRDLDRGLSAGEKRMLAKAKQILISELALAERTDEEKAAVILDEVLAS; the protein is encoded by the coding sequence ATGTCATTTAAGGTCGGCGAAACCGTTGTTTATCCTCATCACGGAGCAGCACTTATCGAAGCCATCGAAACTCGAGTAATTAAAGGCGAAGAGAAGACCTACCTCGTTCTAAAGATTGCACAAGGCGATCTCACAGTACGCGTACCAGCAGAAAACGTTGACCTAGTTGGCGTTCGCGATGTTGTTGATAGTGCAGGCCTTGATCGTGTATTTAATGTTTTGCGTCAGCCATATACAGAAGAGCCAACAAACTGGTCACGCCGTTACAAGGCAAACCTAGAAAAGCTTGCTTCCGGTGATGTTATTAAGGTTGCAGAAGTAGTTCGCGATCTTTATCGCCGCGATCTAGATCGTGGATTATCAGCTGGCGAAAAGCGCATGCTTGCAAAGGCAAAGCAGATTTTGATTTCAGAGCTCGCACTTGCAGAGCGCACTGATGAAGAAAAAGCAGCAGTTATCCTCGATGAGGTTCTAGCTTCTTAA
- a CDS encoding DUF1416 domain-containing protein, with protein MRTCGATPGGPSLDGIDLTKQSVIQGVILRDGDADGVPNGAPVANAHIRLLDSHGEFTAEVPTNTDGQFRFFAAPGAWTLVVLAPGVRKELSVSAATGIPADLIIQI; from the coding sequence TTGAGAACATGCGGTGCAACACCTGGTGGTCCTTCCCTTGATGGAATCGATCTAACTAAACAGAGCGTTATCCAAGGCGTCATACTCAGGGACGGCGATGCTGATGGTGTGCCAAATGGTGCACCTGTGGCTAATGCTCATATTCGTTTATTAGATAGCCACGGTGAATTCACCGCAGAAGTACCAACAAATACCGATGGACAATTTCGTTTCTTCGCAGCCCCAGGTGCATGGACTCTCGTAGTTCTAGCACCGGGGGTGCGTAAGGAGTTAAGCGTGAGCGCAGCAACGGGTATTCCCGCAGATTTAATTATTCAAATCTAG
- a CDS encoding Fur family transcriptional regulator produces MADKHELRDKGLRLTPQRELVLSAVRELGHATPEDVAEKVRLTHPGINLSTVYRNLETLENVGLVQHTHLGHGGATYHAAEELTHLHLVCGTCEAVGDAPITIAGQFVNALADDYGFKTDVSHFAIYGTCAACVAKQK; encoded by the coding sequence ATGGCCGACAAGCACGAATTACGCGATAAGGGATTACGCCTTACACCGCAGCGCGAATTAGTTTTATCTGCTGTGCGCGAATTAGGCCATGCAACCCCTGAAGATGTTGCAGAAAAAGTGCGCCTAACGCATCCCGGAATTAATTTATCTACTGTTTATCGCAACTTAGAAACTCTTGAAAACGTTGGCCTTGTTCAGCACACACACTTAGGCCATGGCGGTGCGACTTATCACGCAGCAGAAGAGTTAACCCACTTACACCTTGTCTGCGGAACTTGCGAAGCAGTAGGCGATGCACCGATCACAATTGCTGGTCAATTCGTAAATGCGCTCGCAGATGATTATGGGTTTAAGACAGATGTTTCACACTTTGCAATTTATGGCACATGCGCTGCCTGTGTTGCTAAACAGAAGTGA
- a CDS encoding sensor histidine kinase, whose translation MFGRRSSRESANGSAQIPSGIVDLLEVVDAEYLLLAPGEIVLRASEASSTLGMVRDGKLVSNEILNIVRACRRSQISQEATIELPRGPIGEGTHNLLVRVSPIGTQGVIAVLIFDDSEFRRLDAVRRDFVANISHELKTPIGALSILSEAVLEASDDPVAITRFATRMQAEAKRLSDLVQEIINLSRIQDEDPLKNATPILISDLILQAIDESRLSAESREIKIEFINNSEVTILGDATQLEMAISNIIENAINYSPDKTNVVISLSNVDGLAEIKVKDQGIGISEQDIERIFERFYRVDPARSRATGGTGLGLSIVKHIITNHGGDITVWSEQGEGSTFTMRLPEFIETGDLQENLVSVPSLTEEK comes from the coding sequence ATGTTTGGACGCCGATCATCACGCGAAAGTGCAAACGGCTCTGCACAGATTCCTTCAGGAATTGTTGACCTCCTCGAAGTTGTCGATGCAGAGTACTTATTACTTGCACCAGGTGAAATAGTTCTGCGCGCATCTGAAGCATCATCAACACTAGGTATGGTGCGCGATGGAAAATTAGTGAGCAATGAAATTTTAAACATTGTTCGTGCATGCAGACGTTCGCAAATCTCCCAAGAAGCCACAATCGAATTACCGCGTGGACCAATTGGTGAAGGTACACACAACTTATTGGTTCGCGTCTCTCCGATAGGCACACAAGGAGTGATTGCAGTTTTGATTTTCGATGACTCAGAGTTCAGGCGCCTAGATGCTGTGCGCAGAGATTTCGTTGCAAATATCTCACACGAGTTAAAAACACCGATTGGTGCGCTCTCAATATTGAGTGAAGCCGTGCTTGAGGCTAGCGATGACCCAGTTGCAATTACTCGCTTTGCAACAAGAATGCAGGCAGAAGCAAAGCGCCTTTCAGATTTAGTTCAAGAAATCATCAATCTTTCTAGAATTCAAGATGAAGACCCGCTTAAAAATGCAACTCCAATTTTAATCAGTGATCTTATTTTGCAAGCTATCGATGAATCTCGGTTATCTGCAGAATCTCGAGAGATCAAGATTGAATTCATTAATAATAGTGAAGTAACTATTTTGGGTGATGCAACTCAATTAGAAATGGCCATTAGTAACATAATTGAAAATGCCATCAATTACAGTCCTGATAAGACCAACGTTGTGATCTCATTAAGTAACGTTGATGGGTTGGCTGAAATAAAAGTTAAAGATCAAGGTATCGGAATCTCAGAGCAAGATATTGAGCGCATCTTTGAACGTTTCTATCGAGTTGATCCAGCGCGTTCACGTGCCACAGGCGGTACTGGACTTGGTTTATCAATTGTTAAGCACATCATCACAAATCACGGTGGAGACATCACTGTGTGGAGTGAGCAAGGCGAAGGAAGTACTTTCACGATGAGACTTCCTGAATTTATTGAAACAGGCGACTTGCAAGAGAACTTAGTAAGCGTCCCTAGTTTGACGGAGGAAAAGTAA
- a CDS encoding FABP family protein, with translation MVFTIPEGLHPDLNPLAWLVGTWRGKGRGEYPGIEPFEYNHEVVFNHDGRPFLNYYSRSWIIDAEGEVIRPAGSETGFWRVKPNNVLEVLISHNTGITEGWVGQFDGPKIQLVMDQGYSAPSAKIVTAGVRLYGLVAGELFFAYDMAAEGKELQAHIWSSLARSSD, from the coding sequence GTGGTCTTTACAATTCCAGAAGGTTTACATCCAGATCTTAATCCACTTGCGTGGTTAGTTGGAACATGGCGAGGCAAAGGTCGCGGTGAATATCCCGGTATTGAGCCATTTGAATACAACCATGAAGTTGTTTTTAATCACGATGGTCGTCCATTTTTAAATTACTACTCACGTTCATGGATTATTGATGCAGAAGGTGAAGTAATTAGACCTGCTGGATCTGAAACTGGATTTTGGCGAGTGAAACCAAATAATGTTTTAGAAGTTTTGATTTCACATAACACCGGAATCACAGAAGGTTGGGTTGGACAATTCGATGGTCCAAAGATTCAACTCGTTATGGATCAGGGCTATTCAGCGCCGAGTGCAAAGATTGTTACAGCAGGTGTTCGTTTATACGGACTAGTTGCTGGCGAGCTCTTCTTTGCCTATGACATGGCTGCCGAAGGAAAAGAACTACAGGCTCATATCTGGTCTTCCCTTGCTCGTTCAAGTGATTGA
- the ispD gene encoding 2-C-methyl-D-erythritol 4-phosphate cytidylyltransferase, whose amino-acid sequence MSQCAAIIAAAGSGERFGATLPKALITLGNRTLIEHAVAALAPIASEIVICAPAGYEKQIQELVGADITVVTGGTTRSDSVRAGIAALTGKNKYVLVHDAARALASTQLAKNVLAALEKGEVAIIPGLELIDTVKSVDAGGHVTSTPDRASLRRVQTPQGFDLEILKKAHSSGANATDDGALVEAIGHKVLIINGEDRALKITTPADLATALSTLGDSSEFRTGVGVDAHAFEEGRELWLAGLHWPNEVGVAGHSDGDVAAHAICDALFAAGQLGDLGSNFGTDKPEYAGASGVTLLKETMQKISSAGYSISNVTVQIIGNRPKLTSRRSEAIATLSAALGGANVSVLATTTDGMGLTGEGRGIAAIASALLIKQG is encoded by the coding sequence ATGAGCCAGTGTGCGGCCATCATTGCAGCCGCTGGCAGTGGCGAAAGATTTGGAGCCACACTTCCTAAAGCACTAATCACTCTAGGCAATCGCACACTTATTGAGCACGCTGTTGCAGCCCTTGCACCCATTGCATCTGAAATAGTTATTTGCGCACCAGCGGGATATGAAAAGCAGATTCAAGAATTAGTTGGCGCTGACATCACAGTTGTTACAGGCGGAACAACTCGCTCAGATAGCGTGCGAGCAGGAATCGCAGCCCTTACTGGTAAAAATAAATATGTTTTGGTTCATGATGCTGCTCGCGCACTGGCGTCAACGCAATTAGCAAAAAATGTTCTGGCAGCGCTAGAAAAAGGCGAAGTAGCAATTATTCCAGGTCTTGAATTAATTGACACAGTCAAAAGCGTTGATGCAGGTGGTCACGTTACTTCTACGCCAGATCGCGCATCACTTCGGCGCGTGCAAACACCACAGGGCTTTGATCTAGAGATTTTAAAGAAAGCACATTCAAGCGGTGCTAATGCAACAGATGATGGCGCACTGGTTGAAGCTATCGGCCACAAAGTATTAATCATCAATGGCGAAGACCGTGCTTTGAAAATTACAACACCTGCAGATCTTGCAACAGCGCTTTCAACACTTGGTGATTCATCAGAATTTAGAACCGGTGTTGGTGTTGATGCACATGCATTTGAAGAAGGACGCGAGCTATGGCTTGCAGGTTTGCACTGGCCAAATGAAGTAGGCGTTGCTGGTCACTCTGACGGCGACGTTGCAGCACATGCAATCTGCGATGCTTTATTTGCAGCGGGACAACTCGGTGATCTCGGAAGCAATTTTGGAACAGATAAACCAGAGTATGCAGGCGCATCTGGTGTGACGTTACTAAAAGAAACAATGCAGAAAATTAGCTCTGCTGGTTATTCGATTTCAAATGTCACGGTGCAAATCATTGGCAATCGCCCAAAACTCACAAGCCGCCGCAGCGAGGCAATAGCAACATTGTCAGCAGCACTTGGTGGTGCCAATGTTTCTGTACTTGCAACAACAACAGATGGCATGGGATTAACTGGCGAAGGCCGCGGCATCGCAGCAATCGCGTCAGCTCTGCTCATTAAGCAAGGGTAG
- a CDS encoding YbjN domain-containing protein gives MAIDPRAVIEEFLDSHDLDYDRGDENTFLVTLPGETKLQTHCALVVGDHSLSINAFVIRKPDENEAGVHHWCMTKNASMYGVAYAINTLGDIYLVGRLPLNAVTDREIDRLLGAVLQYSDSSFNPLLELGFANAIRREWAWRVSRGESLANLEFARHFI, from the coding sequence ATGGCTATTGATCCACGCGCTGTTATTGAAGAATTTCTGGATTCTCACGATTTAGATTACGACCGCGGCGATGAGAACACTTTTCTAGTTACTTTGCCAGGTGAGACAAAACTACAGACGCATTGCGCGCTTGTTGTGGGCGATCACTCATTAAGCATCAACGCATTTGTTATTCGAAAGCCTGATGAAAATGAAGCAGGAGTACATCACTGGTGCATGACCAAGAATGCATCGATGTATGGGGTTGCATATGCCATCAACACTCTTGGCGATATTTATCTAGTCGGTCGCTTGCCACTTAATGCAGTGACAGATCGCGAAATAGATCGCTTGCTTGGCGCGGTTTTGCAGTATTCAGACTCTTCATTTAATCCATTACTTGAACTCGGTTTTGCTAATGCAATTCGTCGTGAGTGGGCATGGCGAGTATCTCGTGGTGAATCACTGGCGAATCTAGAGTTTGCCCGTCACTTCATTTAG
- the mshA gene encoding D-inositol-3-phosphate glycosyltransferase, with translation MNGRIATLMVHTSPLDQPGIGDAGGMNIYVTESAERMAAMGVEVDIFTRRTNKDVADIVEISPGVRVRHLNVGPIDGVTKERLPELIGELSQEFTRLLSQDSYDVIHSHYWISGKVAMPAAEKLGIPLVHTMHTMARVKNLNLAEGESPEPMIRVQGETQVVAAATGLIANTDAEAASLVSLYSACPDNVHVVSPGVDLYTFTAGAGRAAAREEVGFAQDALVITFVGRIQPHKGPELLIRATSEMIKHSPQLRPKLVVNIIGGASGANTAEVERMKELVAWLGISDVVQFAPPVPRADLPQWYRAADLVCVPSYSESFGLVALEAQACGTPVVATAVGGLRTAVADGISGVLVDGHDPRAWSSVLARLIQEPQRRVLLSLGAIEHASHFGWDATARGTLDIYDRVLSDVREARKTSGA, from the coding sequence ATGAACGGTCGCATTGCCACATTGATGGTGCACACATCACCACTGGATCAACCAGGTATTGGTGATGCTGGCGGCATGAATATTTATGTGACTGAAAGCGCCGAACGTATGGCTGCGATGGGCGTTGAAGTAGATATTTTTACGCGCCGTACAAATAAAGATGTTGCAGATATTGTAGAAATTTCTCCAGGTGTGCGTGTTCGACACCTAAACGTTGGACCAATAGATGGAGTTACAAAAGAGCGTTTACCTGAATTAATCGGTGAATTATCACAAGAATTTACTCGCTTGCTGAGTCAGGACTCTTATGACGTAATCCATTCTCATTATTGGATCTCAGGAAAAGTAGCTATGCCAGCGGCTGAAAAACTAGGAATTCCACTGGTGCACACAATGCACACCATGGCTCGCGTGAAGAACTTAAATTTGGCCGAAGGTGAATCACCAGAACCAATGATTCGCGTGCAGGGTGAAACTCAAGTTGTTGCAGCCGCCACAGGATTAATTGCCAATACAGATGCAGAGGCTGCAAGTTTGGTTTCTCTCTACAGTGCGTGTCCTGACAATGTTCATGTTGTTAGCCCTGGTGTGGATCTATACACATTTACTGCCGGTGCAGGGCGCGCGGCAGCACGCGAAGAAGTTGGTTTCGCGCAAGATGCGCTAGTAATTACTTTCGTTGGACGTATTCAGCCACACAAGGGCCCTGAACTATTGATTCGTGCAACATCGGAGATGATTAAGCACTCACCACAACTTCGTCCAAAGCTTGTTGTAAACATCATTGGTGGCGCATCCGGTGCCAATACCGCAGAAGTAGAACGCATGAAAGAACTAGTTGCCTGGCTTGGAATCTCAGATGTTGTGCAATTCGCGCCCCCTGTTCCACGTGCAGATTTGCCACAGTGGTATCGCGCTGCAGATTTAGTGTGTGTGCCAAGTTATTCCGAAAGTTTTGGTTTAGTTGCACTTGAAGCACAAGCATGTGGAACACCAGTTGTGGCAACCGCAGTTGGTGGACTGCGAACAGCAGTTGCTGACGGTATTTCTGGAGTATTAGTAGATGGACATGATCCACGTGCGTGGTCGTCTGTTCTTGCACGTTTAATTCAAGAGCCACAACGTCGTGTTCTTTTGTCCCTTGGTGCGATCGAGCACGCATCACACTTCGGTTGGGATGCAACTGCGCGCGGAACACTAGATATTTATGATCGCGTGCTTTCAGATGTTCGTGAAGCTCGTAAAACATCTGGTGCCTAA
- a CDS encoding phosphoglyceromutase, which yields MTIKLILLRHGESEWNAKNLFTGWVDVRLSASGETEAKRGGALLAECGLLPDLVHTSLLRRAIHTSQLALDACDRHWIPVSRSWRLNERHYGALQGKDKKETLAAYGEEQFQLWRRSFDVPPPAIEDGSEFSQANDPRYAGLGSNLPKTECLKDVVTRMLPYWHENIAPDLLSGKTVLVTAHGNSLRALVKHLDGISDADIAGLNIPTGIPLYYELGSDLKPVKSGGEYLDPDAARDAIAAVANQGKK from the coding sequence ATGACAATCAAACTCATTCTTTTGCGCCACGGTGAATCCGAGTGGAATGCAAAGAATTTATTTACAGGTTGGGTTGATGTCCGCTTATCCGCATCAGGTGAAACAGAAGCAAAACGTGGCGGCGCGTTATTGGCCGAGTGCGGTTTATTGCCAGATTTAGTTCACACATCTTTGTTACGTCGCGCCATTCACACATCGCAATTAGCGCTGGATGCATGTGATCGTCATTGGATTCCGGTTTCGCGTTCATGGAGATTAAATGAACGTCACTACGGCGCGCTACAAGGAAAAGATAAGAAAGAAACTCTTGCCGCATACGGTGAAGAACAATTCCAATTGTGGCGCCGTTCTTTTGATGTGCCACCACCAGCTATTGAAGATGGTTCAGAATTTAGCCAAGCTAATGATCCACGCTATGCAGGACTTGGAAGCAATCTTCCAAAGACAGAGTGCTTAAAAGATGTTGTCACACGCATGTTGCCGTACTGGCACGAAAACATTGCGCCAGATTTATTAAGCGGTAAAACCGTTTTGGTCACAGCCCACGGAAATTCGCTGCGCGCTCTTGTTAAGCATTTAGATGGAATTAGTGATGCCGATATCGCTGGATTAAATATTCCAACCGGTATTCCGCTGTATTACGAATTAGGATCTGATTTGAAGCCGGTTAAATCTGGCGGAGAGTATTTAGATCCAGATGCAGCTCGTGATGCAATTGCTGCGGTTGCCAATCAGGGTAAGAAATAA